One genomic segment of Chitinophagales bacterium includes these proteins:
- a CDS encoding fumarylacetoacetate hydrolase family protein, whose protein sequence is MKIFCVGRNYAEHAKELNNAIPENPLIFMKPPTALLKDDKPFYYPNFSNDIHYEVEVVIKISKNGKKIDAKFAHKYYNEFTLGIDFTARDIQSQLKEKGHPWEIAKGFDSSAVIGTFLNKKDYDLENLTFSLLKNNEVVQKGNTKQMIYNIDTIISYISNYYMLQTGDLIYTGTPKGVGAVSIGNKLIGKIEEKEIFYTEIK, encoded by the coding sequence ATGAAAATATTTTGCGTAGGCAGAAATTATGCAGAGCATGCAAAGGAATTAAATAATGCTATTCCCGAAAATCCTTTAATTTTTATGAAACCACCTACAGCACTGCTTAAAGATGATAAACCTTTTTATTATCCTAATTTTAGCAATGACATACACTATGAGGTAGAAGTAGTGATAAAAATTTCAAAAAACGGTAAAAAAATAGATGCTAAATTTGCCCATAAATACTACAATGAATTTACCTTGGGTATAGATTTTACCGCACGAGATATACAAAGCCAGTTAAAAGAAAAAGGACATCCGTGGGAAATAGCTAAGGGTTTTGATAGTAGTGCCGTTATAGGTACATTTTTAAATAAAAAGGATTATGATTTAGAAAATTTAACCTTTTCATTGTTAAAAAATAATGAAGTAGTTCAAAAGGGCAATACCAAACAAATGATTTATAATATAGACACTATAATTTCCTATATTTCTAACTATTATATGCTCCAAACGGGCGATTTAATTTATACAGGCACGCCCAAAGGTGTAGGAGCTGTTTCTATTGGCAATAAATTAATTGGTAAAATAGAAGAAAAAGAAATTTTTTATACGGAAATAAAGTAA
- a CDS encoding asparagine synthetase B: MKKFIGILTILLFSSSAFASYILIPMNTEQQNHLKAYGIAYWALTENVEVDWLLNYKGGSFAIKYIKAIQDECNIRGVSFDVIADAQYTAILNQIADPQKNMDIAKLEKAPKIAVYSPKSKAPWDDAVTLVLTYAEIPYDVIYDSEIMDDKLLLYDWLHLHHEDFTGQYGKFWSAYRNQAWYQEQVDELEGIAKKYGFSKVSQLKLAISKRIKDYVAGGGFMFAMCSATDSYDIALAAEGTDICDHMFDGDPPSPNAQNELDFDKTLAFENFQLRMSPYEYEYSNIDANFGRKVPKNLDYFTLFDFSAKWDPVPTMLTQNHTKVVKGFMGQTTAFNKNVIKSDILILGENKAANEAKYIHGTYGYGMWSWYGGHDPEDYQHFVGDPKTDLNLHPNSPGYRLILNNVLFPAAKKKERKT, encoded by the coding sequence ATGAAGAAATTTATAGGAATATTAACCATTTTGTTGTTTAGTTCAAGTGCTTTTGCTTCGTATATATTAATACCTATGAATACCGAGCAGCAAAATCATCTTAAAGCTTATGGTATAGCCTATTGGGCACTTACAGAAAATGTAGAAGTAGATTGGTTGCTCAACTACAAAGGTGGCAGTTTCGCCATAAAATATATAAAAGCTATACAAGATGAATGTAATATACGTGGTGTTAGTTTTGATGTAATAGCAGATGCTCAATACACGGCTATTCTTAATCAAATAGCTGATCCTCAAAAGAATATGGATATTGCTAAGCTTGAAAAAGCTCCTAAAATTGCTGTTTATTCGCCTAAATCTAAAGCTCCGTGGGACGATGCCGTTACTTTAGTGCTTACTTATGCCGAAATTCCTTATGATGTTATTTATGACTCTGAAATAATGGACGATAAACTGCTTTTGTATGATTGGCTACACCTTCATCATGAAGATTTTACAGGTCAATATGGAAAATTTTGGAGTGCATATAGAAACCAAGCGTGGTATCAAGAGCAGGTAGATGAACTGGAAGGAATAGCTAAAAAGTACGGATTTAGTAAGGTTTCGCAGTTAAAACTGGCTATAAGTAAAAGAATAAAAGACTATGTGGCAGGCGGAGGTTTTATGTTTGCCATGTGTAGTGCCACAGATAGTTATGATATAGCCTTGGCAGCAGAAGGTACCGATATTTGCGATCACATGTTTGATGGTGACCCACCAAGCCCCAATGCACAAAATGAATTAGATTTTGATAAAACATTAGCTTTTGAAAATTTTCAATTGCGTATGAGTCCTTATGAGTATGAATACTCTAATATAGATGCTAATTTTGGTAGAAAAGTACCTAAAAACTTAGATTATTTTACATTGTTTGATTTTTCTGCCAAATGGGATCCTGTTCCTACCATGCTTACGCAAAATCATACTAAAGTGGTTAAAGGTTTTATGGGACAAACTACGGCATTTAATAAAAACGTAATTAAATCTGATATTTTAATTTTAGGCGAAAATAAAGCAGCCAATGAAGCAAAATATATACACGGAACTTATGGCTACGGAATGTGGAGTTGGTACGGTGGGCACGACCCCGAAGATTATCAGCATTTTGTAGGCGACCCAAAAACGGATTTGAATTTGCATCCCAATTCTCCGGGGTATCGTTTAATATTAAATAATGTTCTTTTTCCGGCAGCAAAAAAGAAAGAACGCAAAACTTAA
- a CDS encoding thiamine pyrophosphate-binding protein has product MKKNGAQIATHALEQIGVKYTFGIPGTHTTEIYDAIEKSGKIKPILVAHEGGASFMADAISRTTDSIGCLTIVPAAGLTHALSGIGEAYLDGIPMLVIAGGIRRDSGKHYQLHQLDMKPIAQGVTKAQYLIESHETIASTIYEAYQTAISGEPGPVFIEFPVEIMMFSKDVDELPSYNLSTLKPTALDKNIDEAVKLLLAAEHPMMYLGWGAKEANEYSIKIAEKLNAPVALTLQGKSVFPNNHSLYTSCFIGASGKPSSQYALKKHDAMLAVGVRFSEISTGSYGLDNPKGLIHVDINKDVFDKNYKSSVNIEGDATTVLKAIWERIKDKDIKNGNENIATKIAELNKKYDDEWLVGKKDNIVSPGWFFEGLNKKLNEDTYVVLDDGKHTFLAAELLKTYKPNHLISPTDFNCMGYCIPATIATKLAHPNKTVIGIVGDGAAQMTGLELITAKNYEVAPILFVFNDGELGQIAQFQKVPLKNKTCTVIGGFNFEGLAVATGCEYLLMENDNKVDEVLDKALALAKGNKPILVDVRIDYSKKTMLTKGVLKTNLSRFPLGEKVRFIGRMIKRHVLG; this is encoded by the coding sequence ATGAAAAAAAACGGAGCTCAAATAGCTACTCATGCATTAGAACAAATAGGCGTAAAATACACCTTTGGTATTCCCGGCACGCATACCACAGAAATATATGATGCCATAGAAAAATCTGGAAAAATAAAACCCATTTTAGTGGCTCACGAAGGCGGAGCGTCATTTATGGCAGATGCTATTTCAAGAACAACAGATTCTATTGGTTGCCTTACCATAGTGCCTGCCGCTGGGCTTACCCACGCCCTTAGCGGTATTGGCGAAGCTTATTTAGACGGTATTCCTATGCTGGTTATAGCCGGAGGTATAAGAAGAGATAGCGGTAAGCACTATCAGCTCCACCAGTTAGATATGAAACCAATAGCACAAGGCGTTACCAAAGCACAATATTTAATAGAAAGCCACGAAACCATAGCATCTACCATTTACGAAGCCTATCAAACAGCTATTAGTGGCGAACCGGGACCTGTTTTTATAGAGTTTCCTGTTGAAATAATGATGTTTAGCAAAGATGTTGACGAACTGCCTTCCTACAATTTATCTACGTTAAAACCTACAGCTTTAGACAAAAATATAGATGAAGCCGTAAAATTATTGCTTGCAGCAGAACACCCTATGATGTATTTAGGCTGGGGAGCCAAAGAAGCTAATGAATATAGCATAAAAATAGCCGAAAAACTAAATGCTCCGGTAGCACTCACCTTGCAGGGCAAAAGCGTTTTTCCCAATAATCATTCACTTTATACCAGTTGTTTTATAGGTGCCAGCGGCAAGCCAAGTAGTCAGTATGCCTTAAAAAAGCATGATGCGATGTTAGCTGTAGGAGTGCGTTTTTCAGAAATATCTACAGGAAGCTACGGTTTAGACAATCCTAAAGGACTAATTCATGTGGACATTAACAAAGATGTTTTTGACAAAAATTATAAATCATCAGTAAATATAGAAGGCGATGCTACTACCGTGCTTAAAGCTATATGGGAAAGAATAAAAGACAAAGACATTAAAAACGGCAATGAAAATATAGCTACCAAAATTGCAGAACTCAACAAAAAATATGACGATGAATGGTTGGTAGGCAAAAAAGACAATATAGTTTCTCCGGGCTGGTTTTTTGAAGGTTTAAACAAAAAGCTAAATGAAGATACTTATGTAGTGCTTGACGATGGAAAACACACTTTTTTGGCTGCGGAACTATTAAAAACATATAAACCCAATCATTTAATTTCTCCTACCGATTTTAACTGTATGGGCTACTGCATACCTGCTACTATCGCCACAAAATTAGCTCACCCAAACAAAACCGTAATAGGAATAGTGGGCGATGGAGCAGCACAAATGACTGGATTAGAATTAATTACAGCCAAAAACTACGAAGTAGCTCCTATCCTATTTGTATTTAACGATGGCGAACTGGGGCAAATAGCACAATTTCAAAAAGTACCTTTAAAAAATAAAACCTGCACCGTAATAGGAGGATTTAATTTTGAAGGATTAGCCGTAGCAACGGGTTGCGAGTATTTGCTTATGGAGAACGATAATAAAGTAGATGAAGTGTTAGATAAAGCTTTGGCTCTTGCAAAAGGAAATAAACCCATTTTAGTAGATGTAAGAATAGACTACAGTAAAAAAACTATGCTAACAAAGGGCGTTCTTAAAACCAATTTATCTCGTTTTCCTCTTGGTGAAAAAGTGCGTTTTATAGGCAGAATGATAAAAAGGCACGTTTTAGGATAA
- a CDS encoding T9SS type A sorting domain-containing protein — protein sequence MKKTALLVFLVFSSFKILEAQLFYANDFPVIENNDTLKHPWMGGIDLPQFSNADINNDGLMDLIVFDKKSNAIKVLLLDSTGKYNYAPTLSEVFPKDIYGFAIFKDYNCDGLVDIFSQTNAGIRVHKQQLVNGQISFELVKSILEFDLGGNQVNLYNVNGDVPGIVDIDSDGDIDIVVFPIFGGDVILYRNISQESGYGCDSLIYEEYNSCWGQFRESNTNYNINFDVSCKGGGSNANTGGAKHIGSTILVFDPNADGKYDLLLGDVTFTNLVYLQNDNTNLDAHMNSSAVDYFYPSFNASVNVVEFPAAFEADVDADGLKDLLVSPNTLTSHVNYNSSWFYKNTGNPASRYSFVQKDFLIQDNIDLGGFGYAVFEELSGDTLLDMLVCNGYLFDENGVKHSINKYYKNVGNDTMPVFELVTDNYANLNNLGVFFIRPTFGDIDADGDKDMIVGVEDGTLLFYENTAGMGNAPTFVFNQFNYFGLDVGNRAHPQLIDLNGDTLLDLVVGKEGSYGNIAYYWNFGTATAPVFHQDSSNLALGNIATNEPGFIQGYSAPFVLPTDSNTILYTGTDVGNILSFEVNTDSLKNGSFTLLDSTLLPVKAGLQTNLFITDVDHNNALDYFVGNISGGVLMYTTTPTEDSIPIIEPAIKDLYAFDFVLYPNPSENSITISFNKENKVVFYGVINVLGQVVLSKKEQFEEDITIDISSLNSGIYSVILQNNHSQKSVKSFIKK from the coding sequence ATGAAAAAAACTGCACTTCTCGTTTTCTTAGTTTTTTCAAGTTTTAAAATACTTGAAGCACAGTTGTTTTACGCTAACGATTTTCCCGTAATAGAAAATAATGATACACTAAAACACCCTTGGATGGGCGGAATAGATTTGCCACAGTTTTCAAATGCCGATATTAATAATGATGGATTAATGGATCTTATTGTTTTTGATAAAAAATCAAATGCCATAAAAGTTTTGTTGTTAGATTCAACAGGGAAATACAATTATGCTCCTACGCTAAGTGAGGTTTTTCCAAAAGATATATACGGTTTTGCTATTTTTAAAGATTATAATTGTGATGGCTTAGTAGATATTTTTTCTCAGACCAATGCAGGAATAAGAGTGCACAAACAGCAATTAGTTAATGGGCAAATTTCTTTTGAGTTGGTAAAATCAATTCTTGAATTTGACTTAGGAGGCAACCAAGTTAATTTATATAATGTAAACGGAGATGTGCCGGGAATAGTAGATATAGACAGCGATGGAGATATAGATATTGTTGTATTTCCCATTTTTGGAGGAGATGTAATTCTATATAGAAATATTTCGCAAGAAAGTGGCTATGGGTGCGATTCTTTGATATATGAAGAGTATAATTCTTGCTGGGGGCAATTTAGAGAAAGCAATACTAATTATAACATAAATTTTGATGTATCTTGTAAAGGTGGAGGCTCAAATGCTAACACAGGAGGAGCTAAACATATTGGTTCTACTATTTTAGTTTTTGACCCCAATGCCGATGGAAAATACGATTTACTTTTAGGCGATGTAACTTTTACTAATTTAGTGTATTTACAAAATGACAACACCAACTTAGATGCACACATGAACTCAAGTGCAGTTGATTATTTTTATCCTTCTTTTAATGCTTCTGTAAATGTGGTAGAGTTTCCCGCTGCTTTTGAAGCAGATGTAGATGCCGATGGCTTAAAAGATTTATTGGTTTCGCCTAATACTTTAACCAGCCATGTTAATTATAATAGTTCTTGGTTTTATAAAAACACGGGCAATCCTGCTTCTCGCTATAGTTTTGTTCAAAAGGATTTTTTAATACAAGATAATATAGATTTGGGAGGATTTGGTTATGCCGTTTTTGAAGAATTAAGTGGAGATACTTTATTAGATATGCTGGTGTGCAATGGCTATTTATTTGATGAAAATGGTGTAAAACACAGTATTAATAAGTACTATAAAAATGTAGGAAATGATACGATGCCTGTATTTGAGCTGGTAACAGATAATTATGCTAATTTAAACAATTTGGGTGTTTTCTTTATAAGACCTACTTTTGGAGATATAGATGCCGATGGAGATAAAGATATGATAGTGGGCGTAGAAGACGGCACTTTACTTTTTTACGAAAATACAGCAGGCATGGGCAATGCTCCAACTTTTGTGTTTAACCAATTTAATTATTTTGGCTTAGATGTGGGCAATAGAGCTCATCCTCAGTTGATAGACTTAAATGGAGATACTTTATTAGATTTAGTAGTAGGAAAGGAAGGAAGTTATGGTAATATTGCCTATTATTGGAACTTTGGTACAGCTACAGCACCCGTTTTTCATCAAGACAGCTCAAATTTAGCTCTGGGAAATATAGCTACCAACGAACCCGGATTTATACAAGGCTATAGTGCACCTTTTGTACTACCAACAGATAGCAACACCATTTTATATACAGGAACAGATGTAGGAAATATACTAAGTTTTGAAGTTAATACCGATTCTCTAAAAAATGGAAGTTTTACTTTATTAGATTCTACTTTACTGCCTGTAAAAGCAGGATTACAAACCAATTTATTTATTACAGATGTTGACCATAATAATGCTTTAGATTATTTTGTAGGAAATATAAGCGGAGGCGTTTTAATGTACACTACCACGCCTACCGAAGATTCTATTCCTATAATTGAACCGGCAATTAAAGATTTGTATGCTTTTGATTTTGTTCTTTATCCCAACCCCAGCGAGAATAGCATAACTATTTCTTTCAATAAGGAAAATAAGGTGGTTTTTTATGGTGTAATAAATGTATTGGGGCAAGTAGTTTTATCTAAAAAAGAACAGTTTGAAGAAGATATTACAATAGATATTTCATCTTTAAATAGTGGTATTTATAGTGTAATACTTCAAAATAACCATTCTCAAAAAAGTGTTAAAAGCTTTATAAAGAAATAA
- a CDS encoding methionine adenosyltransferase, with protein MPYLFTSESVSEGHPDKVADQISDALIDNFLAFDKDSKVACETLVTTGQVILAGEVKSKAYLDVQDIARKVIEKIGYTKSEYMFEANSCGVLSAIHEQSPDINQGVDRKSPEEQGAGDQGMMFGYATNETENYMPLALDLSHYILQELAALRRENKEITYLRPDAKSQVTLEYSDDNKPQRIDAIVISTQHDDFADEAEMLAKIKKDMIEILIPRVKAKYPKYNHFFNDSIKYHINPTGKFVIGGPHGDTGLTGRKIIVDTYGGKGAHGGGAFSGKDPSKVDRSAAYATRHIAKNLVAAGLCSEVLVQVSYAIGVAEPTSINVKTYGTAKVNMTDGEIGKIVAKIFPMRPYDIEKNLGLRSPIYSETAAYGHMGRKYEKKTKTFKSPEGKEVTLNVELFTWEKLDKVDEVKKAFGL; from the coding sequence ATGCCATATTTATTTACATCAGAATCTGTTTCTGAAGGACACCCAGACAAAGTAGCTGACCAAATTTCAGATGCTTTAATTGACAATTTTTTAGCTTTTGATAAAGATTCTAAAGTAGCTTGCGAAACTTTAGTAACTACGGGGCAAGTTATATTAGCCGGAGAAGTAAAGTCTAAGGCATATTTAGATGTGCAGGATATAGCCAGAAAAGTGATAGAAAAAATAGGCTATACTAAAAGTGAATATATGTTTGAGGCTAATAGTTGTGGTGTTTTAAGTGCCATACACGAGCAAAGCCCGGATATAAACCAAGGTGTAGATAGAAAAAGCCCTGAAGAGCAAGGAGCAGGAGACCAAGGTATGATGTTTGGTTATGCTACCAACGAAACAGAAAATTATATGCCTTTAGCATTAGATTTATCTCATTATATTTTGCAAGAGTTAGCAGCATTGCGTAGAGAAAATAAAGAAATCACTTATTTGCGTCCAGATGCTAAAAGTCAAGTTACTTTAGAATATAGCGATGATAATAAGCCACAAAGAATAGATGCTATAGTTATTTCTACGCAACACGATGATTTTGCAGATGAAGCAGAAATGCTGGCTAAAATTAAAAAGGATATGATAGAAATTTTAATTCCAAGAGTTAAAGCTAAATATCCAAAATACAATCATTTCTTTAATGACAGCATTAAGTACCATATAAACCCTACGGGCAAATTTGTAATAGGTGGACCTCATGGCGATACAGGCTTAACAGGGCGTAAAATAATAGTAGATACTTATGGCGGAAAAGGAGCACACGGGGGAGGAGCTTTTAGTGGTAAAGACCCAAGTAAAGTAGATAGAAGTGCAGCTTATGCCACTCGCCATATAGCTAAAAATTTAGTGGCAGCTGGTTTGTGTAGCGAAGTTTTGGTGCAAGTAAGCTATGCTATTGGTGTGGCAGAGCCAACTTCTATAAACGTAAAAACGTATGGTACAGCTAAAGTTAATATGACAGATGGCGAGATAGGCAAAATAGTAGCTAAAATATTCCCAATGCGTCCTTATGATATAGAGAAAAACTTAGGTTTAAGAAGTCCTATTTATAGCGAAACCGCTGCTTACGGACACATGGGGCGTAAATACGAGAAAAAAACAAAAACATTCAAATCTCCGGAAGGTAAAGAAGTAACTTTAAATGTGGAGTTATTTACATGGGAGAAGTTGGATAAAGTTGACGAAGTAAAAAAAGCTTTTGGCTTGTAA
- a CDS encoding FAD-binding dehydrogenase codes for MNKNTFQSDHIIVGAGLAGISTAIELLNNNQKVLLIDRDTEDKMGGLAKLSFGGMFFVDSPVQRKRGIKDNPDIALKDWLSVADFNENDVIPKQWAKLFVNNTTEHVYHFLTQRNVSFFPVVHWVERGMFKRGNTLPRFHMVWGTGYELSEQLKHHLLNHPKAKTNLTMVFNYKVDEILTEGGKVTGVKGINEQSNEVFTAKADNTIVATGGLGGDIAQVKKNWNSDWGTPPEKILNGAHPYADGTVHFAVEKVNGKLTHLDKTWPYAAGVHHPRPTKKDDGLSLVPPRSALWLNYEGERIGPVPLITAFDTRFLVDEICKQKKKFTWQVMNMKILKKEFAISGSESNAAFKNKSYIQVAKTLLFGNQALVKDMLDNCPDFVVANTLEELVQKMNDLEGNNDVKLSYVKDAIDTYDAQIDRGQKYFNDEQLRRLQHLRNYSGDRVRNCKFQKINDSKHMPFVAIREYILSRKTLGGIQTNLNGAVLDQNGNAIEGLYAVGEAAGYGGGGIHGKGALEGTFLATCVLTGRITAHHLSGKKLIKTI; via the coding sequence ATGAACAAAAACACTTTTCAGTCTGACCACATTATAGTAGGAGCAGGATTAGCGGGTATATCTACCGCTATAGAACTACTAAACAATAACCAAAAAGTACTTTTAATAGATAGAGATACGGAAGATAAAATGGGCGGTTTAGCCAAATTATCTTTTGGAGGTATGTTTTTTGTAGATTCTCCGGTACAAAGAAAAAGAGGTATTAAAGACAATCCCGATATTGCCCTAAAAGACTGGCTTTCTGTAGCTGATTTTAACGAAAATGATGTAATACCAAAACAGTGGGCTAAACTTTTTGTAAATAATACTACCGAACACGTTTACCATTTTCTAACACAAAGAAACGTCAGTTTTTTCCCTGTAGTACATTGGGTAGAAAGAGGTATGTTTAAGCGTGGCAATACTCTTCCCCGTTTTCACATGGTTTGGGGAACTGGCTATGAACTTTCTGAACAGCTAAAACACCATTTGCTTAATCACCCAAAAGCAAAAACCAACTTAACCATGGTTTTTAACTACAAAGTAGATGAAATATTAACCGAAGGTGGAAAAGTAACGGGCGTTAAAGGAATAAACGAACAAAGCAATGAAGTTTTTACGGCTAAAGCCGATAATACTATTGTAGCCACAGGTGGTTTAGGCGGAGATATAGCTCAAGTGAAGAAAAATTGGAATAGCGACTGGGGAACACCACCCGAAAAAATACTAAACGGAGCTCACCCTTATGCCGATGGCACAGTACATTTTGCTGTAGAAAAAGTAAATGGCAAATTAACTCATTTAGATAAAACTTGGCCTTATGCAGCAGGCGTACACCACCCTCGCCCTACTAAAAAAGATGACGGACTAAGTCTAGTGCCACCACGTTCGGCACTTTGGCTAAATTATGAAGGAGAAAGAATAGGACCTGTGCCTTTAATTACAGCTTTTGATACCAGATTTTTAGTAGATGAAATTTGCAAGCAGAAAAAGAAATTTACTTGGCAAGTAATGAATATGAAAATTCTGAAAAAAGAGTTTGCTATTTCCGGTTCAGAATCAAATGCAGCATTTAAAAACAAAAGTTATATTCAAGTAGCTAAAACCTTATTGTTTGGCAATCAAGCATTAGTGAAAGATATGTTAGATAATTGCCCCGACTTTGTGGTAGCTAACACCTTAGAGGAATTAGTACAAAAAATGAATGATTTAGAAGGCAATAATGATGTAAAACTAAGCTACGTAAAAGATGCCATAGACACTTATGATGCTCAAATAGACAGAGGACAAAAATATTTTAACGATGAGCAATTACGAAGGCTACAGCATTTGAGAAACTACTCTGGAGATAGAGTAAGAAACTGCAAATTCCAAAAAATTAATGATAGCAAACACATGCCTTTTGTAGCCATTAGAGAATATATTTTATCAAGAAAAACATTGGGTGGTATTCAAACCAATTTAAACGGTGCGGTACTTGACCAAAACGGCAATGCCATAGAAGGATTATATGCCGTAGGCGAAGCCGCAGGATATGGCGGTGGTGGCATACACGGCAAAGGAGCTTTAGAAGGCACATTTTTAGCCACTTGTGTATTAACAGGCAGAATAACAGCACATCATTTATCAGGAAAAAAATTAATAAAAACCATTTAA
- a CDS encoding T9SS type A sorting domain-containing protein, with translation MKQLFTFILMSIYLSVTSQTFELVKDIYPGNNNSYPTSLTTFNNKIYFGATDELGSGLWVSDGTSTGTYKISDVTVSSDEYFGRFTEFDSKLYFLGSDATYSSELWVTNGTETGTYMIKDINPGANSSFIRELTVFNNKLYFIAEDDIHGQELWVTNGTETGTYMVKDINPLSSTNYEDPEFLFVFNTKLYFSASDGTHGNELWVSDGTEAGTFMLKDIWVGNGASSPRDFITYNNKLYFNASDDNGRELWVTDGTEIGTYMVKDIYPGSEDGILWVNNDGFKIVNNKMFFWAEDGTNGTELWVTDGTSIGTHLVKDIFPGYDGTLVNSSWPRNFMELNGKLLFVANNDTYGVELWESDGTEVGTKLLKDTNPSNSTSGTYNIVDFKLGTKRNNKLYFMADAGTNGYELWGTDGTETGTIKIVPEFSTTYNPFEFNQNYATILTTMNGDIYMSAKFDDKGYELWKYTAGTTSINTIDKSIIFNVYPNPTSSLLNITCEEEINKIEIMDLVGKVVLEQNLNTNQMNIQDLPIGIYLLTVYADTRIESQKIIKN, from the coding sequence ATGAAACAATTATTTACATTTATTTTAATGAGCATTTATTTAAGTGTTACATCTCAAACATTTGAGCTGGTAAAAGATATTTATCCCGGTAACAATAATTCTTATCCTACAAGTTTAACCACTTTTAATAATAAAATCTATTTTGGAGCAACTGATGAATTAGGTTCCGGTCTTTGGGTTTCTGATGGTACTTCTACAGGAACCTACAAAATAAGCGATGTAACTGTATCTTCTGACGAATACTTTGGAAGATTTACTGAATTTGATAGCAAATTGTATTTCTTAGGTTCTGATGCTACATATTCTTCGGAACTTTGGGTAACTAACGGCACAGAAACCGGAACTTATATGATAAAAGATATAAACCCGGGTGCTAACAGTAGTTTTATTCGTGAACTTACCGTTTTTAATAATAAATTGTATTTCATTGCAGAAGATGATATACACGGGCAAGAACTATGGGTTACAAATGGCACAGAAACCGGAACTTACATGGTAAAAGACATCAACCCTTTATCTTCTACTAACTATGAAGATCCGGAATTTTTGTTTGTTTTTAATACTAAATTATACTTTTCTGCCAGTGACGGAACGCATGGCAATGAACTATGGGTAAGCGATGGTACAGAAGCAGGTACTTTTATGCTAAAAGACATTTGGGTAGGAAATGGAGCGTCTAGTCCAAGAGATTTTATAACTTATAACAACAAACTTTATTTTAATGCATCTGATGATAATGGCAGAGAACTTTGGGTTACAGATGGCACAGAAATAGGGACATATATGGTAAAGGATATATATCCGGGAAGTGAGGATGGCATACTTTGGGTAAATAATGACGGATTTAAAATTGTTAATAATAAAATGTTCTTTTGGGCAGAAGATGGCACTAATGGAACGGAGCTTTGGGTTACAGATGGTACGTCTATAGGAACACATTTAGTAAAAGATATTTTCCCCGGGTATGATGGAACATTGGTAAACAGTTCTTGGCCAAGAAATTTTATGGAATTAAATGGAAAACTTTTGTTTGTTGCCAACAATGATACTTATGGGGTTGAATTATGGGAAAGCGATGGTACAGAAGTGGGTACTAAATTATTGAAAGATACAAATCCAAGCAACAGTACAAGTGGCACTTACAATATAGTAGATTTTAAACTTGGTACAAAAAGAAACAACAAGCTATACTTTATGGCAGATGCCGGCACCAATGGTTATGAACTATGGGGAACTGACGGCACAGAAACTGGTACCATAAAAATTGTTCCCGAATTTTCTACCACATATAATCCGTTTGAGTTTAATCAAAACTACGCAACCATACTTACCACTATGAATGGTGATATATATATGTCAGCTAAATTTGATGATAAGGGCTACGAACTATGGAAATACACGGCAGGAACTACCTCTATAAATACTATTGACAAATCAATAATATTTAATGTTTACCCTAATCCCACTTCTAGTTTATTAAATATAACCTGTGAAGAAGAAATTAATAAGATTGAAATAATGGATTTAGTAGGGAAAGTAGTTTTAGAGCAAAATTTGAATACCAATCAAATGAACATACAGGATTTACCTATTGGAATTTACTTATTAACGGTTTATGCCGATACAAGAATTGAAAGCCAAAAAATTATAAAAAATTAA